A region from the Elusimicrobiaceae bacterium genome encodes:
- a CDS encoding inorganic phosphate transporter yields the protein MTIALVLLILLALAFDFLNGFHDAANSIATVVSTRVLSPRHAVMWAAFFNFIAFLFFGTHVAGTIGKGIIDIAIMDQRIILATLSGACLWNLITWYLALPTSSSHALMGGLIGAALVKSGSGALVWSGIEKTLLFMVISPILGLALGLGFGVVVFRLFQHSSPSKVDHLFRKGQLLSAAAYSLGHGGNDAQKTMGIIAGLLFSSGLLGTHFYIPLWVVLACQGAIALGTMCGGWRIVKTMGQKVTKLKPVEGFCAEAGAAITLFVASAGGIPVSTTHTITGSIMGIGSIRRFSAVKWGVAGQIVWAWVLTIPAAAGISAATYWLVKI from the coding sequence CTGAACGGGTTTCATGACGCCGCCAACTCCATCGCCACGGTAGTGTCCACGCGGGTGCTTTCGCCCCGCCACGCGGTCATGTGGGCCGCGTTTTTCAACTTCATAGCGTTCCTGTTTTTCGGCACGCATGTCGCCGGCACCATAGGCAAGGGGATCATAGACATCGCCATCATGGACCAGCGGATCATACTGGCCACGCTTTCCGGCGCGTGCCTGTGGAACCTCATAACATGGTATCTGGCGCTGCCGACCAGTTCGTCGCACGCGCTGATGGGCGGGCTGATAGGCGCGGCGCTGGTAAAATCCGGCTCGGGCGCGCTGGTTTGGTCCGGCATAGAAAAAACGCTGCTGTTCATGGTCATCTCGCCCATACTGGGCCTGGCGCTGGGCCTGGGTTTTGGCGTGGTGGTGTTCAGGCTGTTCCAGCACTCCTCGCCGTCAAAAGTGGATCATCTGTTCCGCAAGGGCCAGCTGCTTTCCGCGGCGGCCTACAGCCTCGGCCACGGCGGCAACGACGCGCAGAAAACGATGGGCATCATTGCCGGCCTGCTTTTTTCGTCCGGTCTGCTGGGCACCCACTTCTACATTCCGCTGTGGGTGGTGCTTGCCTGCCAGGGCGCGATCGCGCTGGGCACCATGTGCGGCGGCTGGCGGATAGTCAAAACAATGGGCCAGAAGGTTACCAAGCTCAAACCGGTCGAAGGGTTTTGCGCGGAGGCCGGAGCGGCGATAACGCTGTTCGTGGCGTCGGCGGGCGGCATTCCCGTAAGCACCACGCATACCATCACCGGCTCGATCATGGGCATAGGCTCGATCAGGCGGTTCAGCGCGGTCAAATGGGGCGTGGCGGGCCAGATCGTTTGGGCCTGGGTGCTTACGATACCCGCCGCGGCCGGCATTTCGGCGGCCACTTACTGGCTGGTGAAAATATAG